A single Triticum dicoccoides isolate Atlit2015 ecotype Zavitan chromosome 2A, WEW_v2.0, whole genome shotgun sequence DNA region contains:
- the LOC119353520 gene encoding uncharacterized protein LOC119353520 isoform X1, whose protein sequence is MLKSSLKVLQRLTGIGREIGIILLYKISKHPFLLRNLAEILKDNITSQESRKLVAGILRNIAIDGNTRQDVGRIQLIITRLKQTFLNEENPMIANADHLSQKAAGQALAMLTTESAQNCLIVLQEPDFIKKLKHMILIHDGKYIYVAARLLRNLCLHSRHELRELDLKELSHILREVLEKIIDVEGVELEIIIGLSSLICKTIPEDFTQELEGGQIKRRFLKRLVDVLNANTEPSANCPGIRRVILEQVINMMESNYRYAGCFNEFRMREALSVVEQTLSHAENYKFFLGDAGFMEYNTPISALVVRAKELMCCN, encoded by the exons ATGTTGAAGTCATCACTGAAGGTACTGCAAAGGCTCACAGGCATTGGCAGGGAAATCGGCATAATACTGCTGTACAAGATATCAAAACATCCCTTTCTATTGAGAAACCTTGCAGAAATCCTGAAAGACAACATAACCAGCCAGGAATCGAGAAAGTTGGTGGCCGGAATCCTGAGGAACATTGCCATTGATGGGAACACAAGGCAGGACGTAGGTCGCATTCAACTGATCATCACCAGGCTGAAGCAGACATTTCTCAATGAAGAAAATCCCATGATTGCCAATGCTGATCACTTGTCACAGAAGGCCGCGGGGCAAGCCCTGGCAATGTTGACAACGGAAAGTGCCCAAAATTGCTTGATTGTGTTGCAGGAACCAGACTTCATTAAGAAActgaaacatatgatcttgatccatgATGGCAAGTACATATATGTGGCAGCACGTCTGTTACGTAATCTGTGTCTGCACTCTCGACACGAGCTCAGAGAGTTGGACTTGAAAGAGCTATCTCATATATTGCGAGAG gtgttggagaaaataattgATGTGGAAGGGGTAGAACTAGAGATCATCATTGGCCTTAGTTCACTAATTTGCAAAACCATTCCTGAAGACTTTACCCAAGAACTAGAAGGcggacagattaagcgaagatttctGAAAAGGCTCGTCGATGTGTTGAATGCAAATACGGAACCTAGTGCTAATTGTCCTGGGATCAGAAGGGTTATACTTGAGCAAGTCATTAACATGATGGAGTCCAATTATCGCTATGCGGGCTGTTTCAACGAATTCAGGATGAGAGAAGCCCTCTCGGTCGTCGAACAAACACTGTCACACGCTGAGAA